From Acipenser ruthenus chromosome 2, fAciRut3.2 maternal haplotype, whole genome shotgun sequence, a single genomic window includes:
- the LOC117403610 gene encoding centrin-3, producing the protein MSLSLRTELAVDKTKRKKRKELTEEQKQEIKEAFELFDTDKDKEIDYHELKVAMRALGFDVKKADVLKILKDYDREGSGKIAFDDFNEVVTDWMLDRDPQEEMIKAFKLFDDDDSGKISLRNLRRVARELGENMTDEELRAMIDEFDNDGDGEINQEEFFSIMTGDT; encoded by the exons ATGAGTTTATCATTAAG GACTGAGCTTGCAGTGGATAAAAccaagagaaaaaagagaaaggaGCTAACAGAAGAACAGAAGCAAGAAATAAAAGAGGCCTTTGAATTGTTTGATACTGATAAAGATAAAGAAATAGACTATCATGAACTAAAG GTTGCAATGAGAGCTTTAGGCTTTGATGTAAAGAAAGCTGATGTGTTGAAGATCCTAAAAGATTACGATCGTGAAGGAAGTGGCAAAATTGCATTTGATGATTTCAATGAAGTGG TGACTGACTGGATGTTGGATCGAGACCCACAAGAAGAGATGATCAAGGCATTTAAGCTGTTCGATGATGACGACTCTGGAAAAATAAGTCTAAGAAACCTTAGGCGGGTTGCTAGAGAACTAGGCGAAAATATGACAGATGAGGAACTCCGTGCTATGATTGATGAATTTGATAACGATGGAGATGGAGAAA taaaccaAGAGGAGTTCTTTTCCATCATGACTGGAGACACTTAA